A single genomic interval of Lentimicrobium saccharophilum harbors:
- a CDS encoding TetR/AcrR family transcriptional regulator, with translation MDQNTEQLIFRAARKVFTLKGYNGARMQEIADEAGINKALLHYYFRNKDKLFEGVFGDVLKTLFPGLTNILTADLPLFEKIPLFVCQYIDILTNNPEIAGFVLYELRLNPQRLVGNMRDIGIDMNLIRSQIESEVAAGIIRPVKPEHLIANLISMTIFPFIARPVLMSVAGMDEVHYTKFIEERKRIVPETIIQSLKPIQ, from the coding sequence TTGGATCAAAATACAGAGCAACTGATATTCCGGGCAGCCAGAAAGGTGTTTACCTTAAAAGGCTATAATGGTGCACGGATGCAGGAAATTGCTGATGAGGCCGGAATAAACAAGGCCTTGCTTCACTATTATTTCCGGAATAAGGATAAACTCTTTGAAGGCGTTTTCGGGGATGTGTTAAAAACCCTTTTCCCGGGTCTTACAAATATACTAACAGCTGATCTTCCACTGTTTGAAAAAATCCCGCTGTTCGTCTGTCAATACATTGATATTTTGACAAATAATCCTGAAATAGCGGGATTTGTCTTATATGAACTCCGATTAAACCCGCAACGGCTGGTTGGTAACATGAGGGATATCGGGATAGATATGAACCTTATCCGCAGTCAGATTGAGTCTGAGGTTGCAGCAGGCATCATCCGGCCGGTAAAGCCTGAGCACCTGATTGCCAACCTTATATCGATGACGATATTTCCATTCATTGCAAGACCGGTGCTGATGAGCGTCGCAGGAATGGACGAGGTTCATTATACAAAGTTTATTGAGGAACGAAAAAGAATAGTTCCTGAAACTATTATTCAATCCTTAAAACCAATCCAATGA
- a CDS encoding TolC family protein translates to MKTPLLTLSGALLLFCHTNTLEAQVLTLDSCHRMAVANNPLSKQKILFEEAFRLQSKSIGSNYLPQTGLYGQASWQSEVTSIPVSLPGIEIPAVSNDNYKIYLDINQLIWDGGSVRRQKELEASSMQIELAGVDAENYRLKENINQLYFSILQSQANEKLLILAMDELYTRLAVLRAGISNGTILPSNADVLDAEIAGIEQALTDLRYNKAAGLYRLGELTGLNTGPETRLILPVYEDLPLSVYDTKARPEYLIFGMQQEKISRQISLTGIRVMPRLAAFTTLGYGRPGLNMLSNDFEPYAMLGARLSWKFWDWNQHRNDQSVLSVQQQIIDTRKEAFEMSQRIALNRLKQEILRIENLIAADYRIVELRKKVAMTAAARLDQGMITSSEYLTEQNALTKAELNMELHKIQLQQSRLNYISAMGYLK, encoded by the coding sequence ATGAAAACGCCTTTACTGACGTTATCGGGAGCGCTGCTGTTGTTTTGCCACACAAATACCCTGGAAGCACAGGTACTGACCCTTGACTCCTGTCACCGCATGGCTGTTGCAAACAATCCGCTTTCGAAACAAAAAATACTGTTTGAGGAGGCTTTCAGGCTTCAGTCAAAATCCATAGGTAGCAACTATCTCCCTCAAACCGGTCTTTATGGCCAGGCATCATGGCAATCGGAAGTTACCAGTATTCCTGTTTCCTTACCAGGTATTGAGATACCAGCGGTTTCAAATGATAATTACAAAATTTATCTGGATATAAATCAACTGATATGGGACGGGGGTTCCGTCAGGCGGCAGAAAGAACTGGAAGCAAGCAGCATGCAGATTGAACTTGCCGGTGTGGATGCTGAGAACTATCGCTTAAAAGAAAACATTAATCAATTGTATTTCAGTATTTTGCAGTCCCAGGCCAATGAAAAACTGCTAATTCTGGCCATGGATGAACTTTACACCAGGCTTGCTGTGCTGAGGGCAGGGATCAGCAACGGAACCATACTTCCATCCAACGCCGATGTGCTGGATGCCGAAATTGCAGGAATAGAACAAGCCCTTACCGATTTGCGATACAACAAGGCTGCAGGGCTCTACAGACTTGGTGAACTTACCGGGTTGAATACCGGACCGGAAACAAGGCTGATTCTTCCGGTTTATGAGGATCTCCCGCTGTCTGTGTATGACACAAAGGCACGGCCCGAATATCTGATTTTTGGCATGCAGCAGGAGAAAATTTCCCGGCAGATTTCCCTGACAGGAATCAGGGTGATGCCCCGTTTAGCTGCTTTTACAACCCTGGGATATGGCCGGCCGGGGCTCAACATGCTTTCAAACGACTTTGAGCCCTATGCGATGCTGGGCGCAAGGCTTTCGTGGAAATTCTGGGACTGGAACCAACACCGGAATGATCAGTCGGTGCTGTCCGTTCAGCAGCAAATAATAGATACCCGAAAAGAAGCATTCGAAATGTCTCAACGCATCGCCCTTAACAGGCTGAAACAGGAAATTCTGCGCATCGAAAACCTGATCGCTGCCGACTACCGGATTGTTGAGCTCAGGAAAAAAGTAGCGATGACTGCCGCAGCCCGACTCGACCAGGGCATGATTACTTCATCCGAGTACCTGACTGAACAAAATGCACTGACAAAGGCAGAACTAAATATGGAACTTCATAAAATACAGCTTCAGCAATCCAGGCTTAATTACATCAGTGCAATGGGTTACCTGAAATAA
- a CDS encoding HlyD family secretion protein yields MRPTQLSISLILSVILMASCNNRHQRADAYGNFEAVETVISAESNGRILMLSVIEGEVLRAGDTTGLIDTTDLHYRRLQMLAQRRAVAGKASNISAQAEVYRQQKANLMTDKRRIENLLKEEAATPKQFDEVSGAIEVLDRQIETVKSQLVNLADELAVIDAQLAQVAEALKRCYIINPVSGTVLNRFAEAGEITAFGKPLYKIADLKTMDLRVYISGDMLSQVKTGQEAEVLIDTPEGPARLKGKVNWISPTAEFTPKIIQTREERVNLVYAVKLSVPNDGSLKISMPAEVNFNK; encoded by the coding sequence ATGAGACCAACACAACTATCAATCTCCTTAATTCTTTCAGTTATCCTGATGGCTTCATGCAACAACAGGCACCAGCGCGCTGATGCATACGGAAATTTTGAAGCGGTAGAAACAGTTATTTCCGCTGAATCGAACGGTCGAATCCTGATGCTTTCTGTCATCGAAGGGGAGGTATTGAGGGCAGGAGACACCACAGGCCTGATAGATACCACCGACCTTCATTATCGCCGGTTGCAGATGCTGGCCCAGCGCCGTGCCGTTGCCGGAAAAGCCTCCAACATCAGCGCTCAGGCGGAAGTTTACAGGCAGCAAAAAGCCAATCTGATGACCGATAAACGCAGGATTGAAAACCTGCTGAAAGAAGAGGCAGCTACGCCGAAGCAATTTGACGAAGTCTCGGGTGCCATTGAGGTACTCGACCGCCAGATTGAAACTGTTAAATCCCAGTTAGTTAACCTGGCCGATGAACTGGCTGTAATCGACGCCCAACTGGCACAGGTCGCGGAAGCCCTGAAACGTTGCTATATCATCAACCCTGTTTCAGGCACTGTGCTGAACAGGTTTGCCGAGGCTGGTGAAATCACTGCCTTCGGAAAACCCTTATATAAAATTGCGGATCTGAAAACCATGGACTTAAGGGTCTATATCAGTGGAGATATGCTTTCACAGGTAAAAACAGGGCAGGAGGCCGAGGTGCTGATAGACACCCCCGAAGGGCCGGCCAGGCTTAAGGGAAAGGTGAACTGGATATCACCCACCGCGGAGTTTACACCGAAAATTATACAGACCAGGGAAGAAAGGGTTAACCTGGTTTATGCCGTTAAATTAAGCGTACCTAACGATGGTAGTCTGAAAATATCTATGCCTGCCGAAGTTAACTTCAATAAATGA
- a CDS encoding DUF2147 domain-containing protein, which translates to MKRILMFTGLMLAVSVPSILKAQSKADRVVGYYLTYDDETGKEKSQVRIFKGANGKYFGEIVWLKEPRETDGKEKFDKHNPDTKLKQRKIMGLQILKNFTYDAEENEWSGGTIYNPSSGKTYNSFMKLEGNKMHVRGYIGKAWMGLGKTATWTREETQRK; encoded by the coding sequence ATGAAAAGAATCCTGATGTTTACCGGCCTGATGCTGGCCGTTTCAGTCCCTTCAATTCTGAAAGCACAGTCAAAAGCCGACAGGGTCGTCGGATATTACCTGACCTACGACGATGAAACAGGAAAAGAAAAGTCGCAGGTAAGAATTTTTAAAGGCGCCAATGGTAAATACTTTGGTGAAATTGTCTGGCTGAAAGAGCCACGCGAAACTGACGGCAAAGAGAAATTTGACAAGCACAATCCGGACACAAAGTTGAAACAACGCAAAATTATGGGATTACAAATCCTGAAGAACTTTACCTATGACGCGGAAGAGAATGAATGGAGCGGAGGAACCATTTATAATCCCAGCAGTGGTAAAACATACAACAGTTTTATGAAACTGGAGGGAAACAAGATGCATGTGAGGGGATATATCGGCAAGGCATGGATGGGACTCGGCAAAACCGCCACATGGACCAGGGAGGAAACCCAGAGAAAATAA
- a CDS encoding ABC transporter ATP-binding protein, translating into MTKEVSIDCENLTKNYASATALAGISFKVSKGEIFGFIGPDGAGKTSLFRILATLLLPDNGTASVEGLDVVKDYRKLRQILGYMPGRFSLYQDLTVAENLQFFAGIFRVNIKENYYLIRDIYEQIAPFANRRAGKLSGGMKQKLALCCALIHKPVVLILDEPTTGVDAVSRHEFWEMLIRLKQEHITILVATPYMDEAVLCDRVALIQHGEIMAIDTPESITRAYPDQLFKIKSNNTLTAIRLMKEFEGILSAEMFGDTVHVSAEKGRINAYAIKEYLSEKGMMVTAVSEADPGIEDCFIHLMKQSGVVKNETIIS; encoded by the coding sequence ATGACGAAGGAAGTATCCATAGACTGCGAAAACCTCACAAAAAACTATGCATCGGCAACAGCGCTTGCCGGAATAAGTTTTAAGGTAAGCAAGGGCGAAATATTCGGTTTTATCGGTCCCGACGGGGCTGGTAAAACCTCCCTTTTCAGGATACTCGCCACCCTGCTGCTTCCCGATAACGGCACTGCATCGGTTGAGGGGCTGGATGTTGTAAAGGATTACAGAAAACTACGTCAGATTCTTGGTTACATGCCGGGCAGGTTTTCATTATATCAGGATCTGACCGTAGCTGAAAACCTTCAGTTTTTCGCAGGCATTTTCAGGGTTAACATCAAGGAGAATTACTACCTGATCAGGGATATTTATGAACAGATAGCCCCTTTTGCCAACCGGCGGGCCGGGAAACTTTCAGGCGGAATGAAACAGAAGCTGGCCCTTTGCTGTGCATTGATTCATAAGCCTGTGGTACTGATTTTGGATGAACCAACCACCGGCGTGGATGCCGTATCGCGCCACGAATTCTGGGAAATGCTGATCAGGTTGAAACAGGAGCACATCACCATTCTTGTGGCAACGCCCTATATGGATGAGGCCGTGCTTTGCGACCGGGTAGCGTTGATACAACATGGAGAAATAATGGCCATTGATACACCTGAAAGCATTACCCGTGCTTATCCCGATCAGCTGTTTAAAATCAAAAGCAACAATACCCTGACTGCCATCCGCCTTATGAAAGAGTTTGAGGGCATCCTCAGTGCCGAAATGTTTGGCGATACCGTTCATGTCAGTGCGGAAAAAGGGCGGATAAATGCTTATGCCATTAAAGAATATCTATCAGAAAAAGGAATGATGGTGACAGCTGTTTCGGAAGCCGATCCGGGCATTGAGGATTGTTTTATACACCTGATGAAGCAATCCGGGGTGGTCAAAAATGAAACAATAATATCATGA
- a CDS encoding ABC transporter ATP-binding protein, with translation MSSNGLVIEAENMVKRFGRFIANDDLTFSVSKGEIFGFLGANGAGKTTAIRILCGLSRPTSGKIRVAGYDVYTETEKIKRRIGYMSQRFSLYEDLTVIENFRFFGGIYGLKRPVIMERAQDMLTRLGIKHFENTVISELPLGIRQKLAFSVSILHTPELVFLDEPTGGVDPITRRQFWEMIHEAAASGITVFVTTHYMDEAEYCTRVSIMVDGKIEALDTPERLKTKYQAQNMNEVFLKLARKTN, from the coding sequence ATGAGCAGCAACGGACTGGTCATTGAAGCCGAAAATATGGTAAAGCGGTTTGGCCGGTTTATCGCCAACGATGACCTGACCTTCAGCGTTAGCAAAGGAGAAATATTCGGATTCCTCGGAGCCAACGGAGCCGGCAAAACAACGGCTATCAGGATTTTATGCGGCTTATCCAGACCTACTTCCGGAAAAATCAGGGTGGCGGGATATGATGTTTATACCGAAACCGAGAAGATCAAGCGGCGCATCGGCTACATGAGTCAGCGTTTCTCACTTTATGAAGACCTCACCGTTATTGAAAATTTCCGGTTTTTCGGTGGCATTTATGGTTTAAAGCGGCCTGTCATTATGGAACGTGCGCAGGATATGCTTACACGGCTGGGAATCAAACATTTTGAGAACACGGTTATCTCAGAACTTCCCTTGGGCATCAGGCAAAAACTGGCTTTTTCCGTTTCAATTCTCCATACACCGGAGCTGGTATTCCTGGATGAACCTACGGGAGGTGTGGATCCCATCACCCGGCGGCAGTTCTGGGAAATGATTCATGAAGCAGCGGCTTCCGGCATCACTGTTTTTGTGACCACCCATTACATGGATGAGGCTGAGTATTGTACCCGCGTTTCCATTATGGTTGATGGTAAAATAGAGGCACTCGACACTCCTGAAAGGCTTAAAACGAAATACCAGGCTCAGAACATGAACGAAGTTTTCCTGAAACTGGCCCGAAAAACCAATTAA
- a CDS encoding ABC transporter permease, producing the protein MKRFIIKEFLHIFRDVRSMVILFGMPLVQVLLFGFAITNEIRDAKVSVVDPTPDAVTHAIRNKLFASGFFIESEILNSQEEIAENFRKGESKMVIIFENNFSGKMERGEHPTVQLIADASDPNTASMLVNYANGIISEFNREQQATSGIPLIIAEPRMIYNPALKGVYMFVPGIITILLMLVSAMMTSISIAREKELGTMEVLLVSPLRPFNIIAGKVIPYVLLSFINAISILLLSYYVFGVPVKGSVLLLLAESILFIILALSLGIFISTIANNQQTAMMLSMFAMMLPTILLSGFIFPIENMPEVLQWLSLAMPPRWFILIIKSIMLKGSGITYFWKETLILLFMTSVFILASIRKFKIRLA; encoded by the coding sequence GTGAAACGCTTCATCATCAAAGAGTTTCTTCATATTTTCCGTGATGTACGGTCAATGGTCATCCTTTTCGGAATGCCCCTGGTGCAGGTGTTGCTCTTTGGCTTTGCCATTACCAATGAAATCCGCGATGCGAAAGTGTCCGTAGTTGACCCGACGCCCGATGCGGTTACCCATGCGATAAGAAACAAACTGTTTGCTTCAGGTTTCTTCATCGAAAGCGAAATCCTGAATTCACAGGAGGAAATCGCTGAAAATTTCCGGAAAGGAGAAAGCAAGATGGTCATCATCTTTGAAAATAACTTTTCCGGAAAAATGGAAAGAGGGGAGCACCCTACCGTACAGCTGATCGCAGATGCCTCAGACCCCAACACCGCCAGCATGCTTGTAAATTATGCCAATGGCATCATCAGTGAATTCAACAGAGAGCAACAGGCTACATCCGGGATTCCCCTGATAATTGCCGAACCCCGCATGATATATAATCCTGCACTGAAAGGCGTTTATATGTTTGTGCCCGGCATCATTACAATATTGCTGATGCTGGTATCAGCCATGATGACTTCCATCTCAATTGCCAGGGAAAAGGAGCTGGGAACCATGGAGGTATTGCTGGTTTCCCCGCTCAGACCTTTTAACATCATTGCCGGAAAAGTCATCCCTTATGTGCTGCTTTCCTTTATCAACGCCATCAGTATCCTGCTGCTCAGCTACTATGTCTTCGGAGTCCCTGTTAAAGGGAGTGTACTCCTCCTGCTGGCGGAAAGCATACTGTTTATCATCCTGGCCCTTTCACTGGGGATTTTTATCTCCACCATTGCCAACAACCAGCAGACAGCCATGATGCTTTCGATGTTTGCCATGATGCTGCCTACCATTTTGCTATCCGGATTTATCTTTCCGATTGAAAATATGCCTGAAGTGCTGCAATGGCTTAGCCTGGCCATGCCCCCCCGGTGGTTTATCCTGATCATTAAATCAATCATGTTGAAAGGGTCCGGAATAACCTATTTCTGGAAGGAAACGCTTATCCTGCTATTTATGACATCGGTTTTCATACTGGCCAGCATCCGCAAATTTAAAATCAGGCTTGCCTGA
- a CDS encoding ABC transporter permease, whose translation MRTIFYIVQKEFIQVFRNRMMVPIIFFMPVIQLLILSFAVTYEIKEIRLYITDNDKSVASRNLLQHFRSSPFYEIAGESSNAGEGMENIRKGKVHQMICILPGFEKNLAKGGPAKVQIINDAINGSAAALMNAYTVSIIGNYNLGIIAETVRQAQPSIKINWLYWFNPELDYKTYMIPGILVLLVTIIGMFLAGMNVVREKEIGTIEQINVTPIKKYQFIAGKLIPFWIIALFDLAAGLLMARLFFDIPILGNILLIFLVASVYLIVVMGFGLFISTITNTQQQSMFLAWFFLVIFILMSGLFTPVESMPQWAKNINVINPIAYFIRMIRMIMLKGSGLHDIVKPLIYLALYGITILSLAVWRYRKTT comes from the coding sequence ATGAGGACAATTTTCTACATAGTGCAGAAGGAGTTTATCCAGGTTTTCCGTAACAGAATGATGGTGCCCATTATATTTTTTATGCCTGTAATACAGTTACTTATATTATCATTTGCAGTAACTTATGAGATAAAGGAAATCAGATTGTACATTACTGATAATGATAAAAGCGTTGCTTCCAGAAACCTTTTACAGCACTTCAGATCATCCCCGTTTTACGAGATCGCAGGAGAAAGCAGCAATGCAGGAGAGGGCATGGAAAACATCAGGAAAGGCAAAGTACATCAAATGATATGTATCTTGCCGGGTTTTGAAAAGAACCTGGCAAAGGGGGGCCCTGCAAAGGTTCAGATCATCAATGATGCCATCAACGGAAGCGCTGCAGCCCTGATGAATGCTTACACTGTTTCCATCATTGGCAATTATAACCTCGGTATTATTGCCGAAACAGTTCGTCAAGCCCAGCCTTCCATTAAAATCAACTGGCTCTATTGGTTTAATCCGGAACTGGACTACAAAACCTATATGATCCCGGGAATTCTGGTATTGTTGGTTACGATTATCGGAATGTTTCTGGCCGGTATGAATGTAGTACGTGAAAAAGAGATAGGTACCATAGAACAGATCAATGTAACGCCCATAAAGAAATACCAGTTTATTGCCGGAAAACTGATTCCTTTCTGGATTATCGCCCTGTTTGATCTCGCGGCCGGTCTGCTTATGGCTCGCCTATTCTTCGATATTCCGATATTGGGTAATATTCTCCTCATATTTCTTGTTGCATCAGTTTACCTGATCGTGGTGATGGGCTTCGGACTTTTTATTTCAACCATCACCAATACACAGCAGCAATCCATGTTTCTGGCCTGGTTTTTCCTGGTAATTTTCATTCTAATGAGTGGTTTGTTCACACCGGTCGAAAGCATGCCTCAATGGGCCAAAAACATTAATGTAATCAATCCCATTGCATATTTCATCCGGATGATCCGGATGATTATGCTTAAAGGGTCTGGTCTTCACGACATTGTAAAGCCCCTAATTTACCTGGCCCTTTATGGCATTACCATCCTTTCACTGGCAGTCTGGCGCTACAGAAAGACCACCTGA
- a CDS encoding MltF family protein: MLKRLSFQYSTILIFLLILLIPQSCTFQRRGYFAGPDDMGGLLLDIKNRGKLIALTDNNPFNYFTDRGEERGYQYEMLKSFASYLGVELELIVEPDPHKALLCLKQREVDLIAMELPLTAVSRSNVVFTKPLFTSRQVLVQRKPDNWRRMPTMRRVETGLIRDIAGLSGKTIVLPAGKYKQFYLSDIQHATGYSTDITGIEKTTTTDLIEAVALKEAGYTIAFEHTARAMAQIYHDLDVSTPVSPDLDISWTVRKGAVNLLVTINQWIEERSGSREFAYTYSKYYKNARQARLALGHSVKRHSISEYDDLLRETSRIINWDWRLVAALIYKESKFQMDAVSHRGAFGLMQLMPHTAKRFGADENSTAAEQVTAGLKLIKYLDNAFRERVPDPEERKKFILAAYNIGIAHIYDAQNLAEKHGKNPAVWYDNVEYFLLAKSQPEYYNDPVVKYGKVKGVETQRFVREVLEKFDQYKTLAAR, translated from the coding sequence ATGCTTAAACGATTATCCTTTCAATACAGCACCATACTTATATTCCTGCTTATTCTGCTGATTCCACAGTCCTGCACTTTCCAGCGCAGGGGCTATTTCGCCGGTCCCGATGACATGGGCGGTTTGTTGCTCGATATCAAAAACCGCGGAAAACTGATTGCCCTTACCGATAATAACCCCTTCAACTACTTTACTGACCGCGGTGAAGAAAGGGGTTACCAATATGAAATGCTGAAGAGTTTTGCATCCTATCTGGGTGTCGAACTTGAACTTATTGTAGAGCCCGATCCCCACAAGGCCCTGCTCTGCCTCAAACAGCGCGAAGTTGACCTGATTGCAATGGAGTTGCCGCTTACAGCAGTCTCCAGAAGCAATGTCGTGTTTACCAAACCCCTCTTTACCTCCCGTCAGGTGCTGGTGCAGCGCAAACCTGACAATTGGCGCAGGATGCCTACCATGCGCAGGGTTGAAACCGGACTGATCAGAGATATTGCCGGGCTGAGTGGAAAAACCATTGTGTTACCTGCCGGAAAATACAAACAATTTTACCTCAGCGACATACAACATGCCACTGGTTACAGTACAGATATTACAGGCATCGAAAAGACCACCACCACCGATCTGATCGAGGCGGTGGCCCTGAAAGAGGCCGGATATACAATTGCCTTTGAACACACCGCCAGGGCCATGGCTCAAATCTATCATGATCTGGATGTCAGCACCCCCGTCAGCCCGGATTTGGATATTTCGTGGACCGTGCGTAAGGGAGCCGTTAACCTGCTGGTTACCATTAATCAGTGGATTGAAGAGCGCTCGGGTAGCCGCGAATTTGCATATACTTACTCAAAATACTACAAGAATGCACGGCAGGCAAGGCTTGCGCTTGGTCACTCGGTTAAGAGACATTCCATCTCAGAATATGACGACCTACTGCGTGAAACCAGCCGGATCATTAACTGGGACTGGAGATTGGTAGCTGCACTGATCTACAAGGAATCGAAATTTCAGATGGATGCCGTTTCTCACCGTGGCGCATTTGGCCTGATGCAGTTGATGCCGCATACAGCCAAACGGTTTGGGGCGGACGAAAACTCCACCGCCGCCGAACAGGTTACCGCAGGGTTAAAACTGATAAAATACCTCGATAATGCTTTCCGCGAAAGGGTTCCCGATCCTGAAGAAAGAAAGAAATTTATCCTGGCAGCTTATAACATCGGCATCGCACATATATATGATGCTCAAAACCTGGCAGAAAAGCACGGGAAAAATCCTGCTGTATGGTACGACAATGTGGAATACTTCCTGCTCGCCAAGTCGCAGCCTGAGTATTACAATGACCCTGTTGTAAAATACGGAAAAGTTAAGGGAGTCGAAACCCAGCGTTTTGTGCGCGAAGTTCTTGAAAAATTCGATCAGTATAAAACACTGGCTGCACGCTGA
- a CDS encoding NAD-dependent epimerase/dehydratase family protein, producing the protein MILVTGATGLVGSYLLYNLLQKDEPVRALLFNQNSLNRTRRIFESLGADAGAMLAKVEWVEGDVLDVLAIEKAMEGVNKVYHCAAIVSFDPRDHAQMMKINVEGTANVVNAALEAGVEKLCHVSSIAALGRTENSPVIDEKSQFKTGKYNSKYSLSKYMAEREVWRGTAEGLNAVIVNPSIILGYGHPEKGSTKMFTTIYSNSLFYGQGINGFVGVEDVVRAMTGLMESQVKNERFVVSAGDFSYKEVFSMIARGFGKPEPKWPVPSFLLEIVWRFEWLRGKLTGAKPLITRETARTSRGNYQYASKKLHCTLKFEYTPLEDTIMRTCRLIKNDIEKGRA; encoded by the coding sequence ATGATACTTGTCACCGGAGCCACTGGCCTTGTAGGTTCTTACCTGCTTTACAATTTATTACAGAAAGATGAGCCTGTAAGGGCATTGTTGTTTAATCAGAACAGTCTGAACCGCACACGCCGGATCTTTGAAAGCCTGGGTGCGGATGCCGGCGCCATGCTGGCAAAGGTAGAATGGGTGGAAGGTGATGTCCTGGATGTTCTTGCCATAGAAAAAGCGATGGAGGGGGTAAATAAGGTTTACCACTGTGCAGCCATAGTCTCTTTTGACCCCCGCGACCACGCGCAGATGATGAAAATCAATGTGGAAGGCACTGCCAATGTGGTCAATGCAGCCCTGGAAGCCGGGGTGGAGAAATTATGCCATGTCAGTTCCATTGCGGCTTTGGGAAGAACTGAGAACAGCCCTGTGATTGATGAAAAATCTCAGTTTAAAACAGGGAAATACAATTCAAAATATTCGCTCAGCAAGTATATGGCCGAGCGTGAGGTCTGGCGGGGGACTGCCGAAGGCCTGAACGCCGTAATCGTCAATCCTTCGATTATTTTGGGTTATGGTCATCCCGAAAAGGGAAGCACCAAGATGTTTACAACCATTTACAGTAATTCGCTTTTCTACGGACAGGGTATCAACGGATTTGTCGGGGTAGAGGATGTGGTACGTGCCATGACCGGCCTGATGGAGAGTCAGGTAAAAAACGAACGTTTTGTTGTCTCGGCCGGTGATTTCAGTTACAAAGAGGTGTTTTCAATGATTGCGCGGGGATTTGGAAAACCGGAGCCAAAATGGCCGGTACCTTCTTTTTTGTTGGAAATAGTATGGAGGTTTGAGTGGCTACGGGGCAAGCTTACCGGAGCGAAACCTTTGATTACCAGGGAAACAGCACGCACCTCAAGGGGTAATTATCAGTATGCTTCAAAGAAGCTCCACTGCACCCTCAAATTTGAATATACCCCTCTGGAGGATACGATAATGCGAACCTGCAGACTGATTAAGAACGACATTGAAAAGGGAAGGGCATAA